TATGTTGGGCTTAGAAGATGCTGTGGTTGAGGTCCGCAAAGAGGCTCATGGTGATGTGATGGAGCCTGCGATCGCACAGGGTATCAAGCTCGTTTCCATGGGTTTTTTGATCGACAAAGACCAGCCCGTCATTTGGCGGGGTCCCATGTTGAACGGCATTATTCGCCAATTTCTCTATCAGGTGGATTGGGGAAACTTAGACTATCTGATTATCGATTTACCCCCCGGCACAGGGGATGCTCAACTCACCCTAGCCCAAGCAGTGCCAATGGCAGGGGTGGTGATTGTCAGTACCCCCCAAAATGTTGCCCTTCTCGATGCCCGCAAGGGACTAAAAATGTTTCAACAGTTGGGTGTGCCCATATTGGGAGTCGTAGAAAATATGAGTTACTTTATCCCTCCCGATCGGCCTGAAACCCAATACGATATTTTTGGCTCTGGGGGCGGTGAAAAGATAGCGCAGGAATTAGGTGTTCCTTTAATTGGCTGTGTTCCCCTAGAGATTCCGGTGCGCGAAGGTGGAGATCAAGGAAAGCCGATTGTCCTCAGTGGCTCATCTGCCTCTGCCCTAGCTTTCAAGAAGATTGCAACGGATGTTGCGGCGAAGGTTTCGGTTGCGGCTTTGACTTAAGTTGTTAGACCACTCTTTTTTATCCAGCCTTTAAGCTTCGATTCTTCCATGCTGATCAATAAAACTCTGCGCAAAT
The Acaryochloris marina S15 genome window above contains:
- a CDS encoding Mrp/NBP35 family ATP-binding protein, which produces MPDTIAPSAAKILEVLQPVQDPELQKSLVDLNMIRNVKVENGIATFTLVLTTPACPLREMIVDDCKKAVQTLPGIESVEVEVTAETPQQKSVPDRTGVPGVKNIIAVSSGKGGVGKSTVAVNIAAALAQSGASVGMIDADIYGPNVPTMLGLEDAVVEVRKEAHGDVMEPAIAQGIKLVSMGFLIDKDQPVIWRGPMLNGIIRQFLYQVDWGNLDYLIIDLPPGTGDAQLTLAQAVPMAGVVIVSTPQNVALLDARKGLKMFQQLGVPILGVVENMSYFIPPDRPETQYDIFGSGGGEKIAQELGVPLIGCVPLEIPVREGGDQGKPIVLSGSSASALAFKKIATDVAAKVSVAALT